The following coding sequences are from one bacterium window:
- a CDS encoding glycosyltransferase family 2 protein: MSVIIPALNEEAAIATVVAAIPRELAGEVIVVDNGSEDATADQAYRAGARVVREPRQGYGRACRAGVRAVDPACEIIVFLDGDGSDRPEMMDRLIRPIAAGGYDFVVGSRIRGPRERGSMSLSQVLAGRTTGWLLRRLYGVAYTDMCPFRAIRREALDRLAMREETYGWNLEMQMRAAGAGLRILEVPVAHRRRVGGTSKVSGTVRGTVLAATRILVTFIRVAFGRRVRA, translated from the coding sequence GTGTCGGTGATCATCCCGGCGTTGAACGAAGAAGCCGCGATCGCGACGGTCGTCGCCGCAATCCCGCGGGAGCTCGCGGGCGAAGTAATCGTGGTCGACAACGGCAGCGAGGACGCCACAGCAGACCAGGCGTACCGCGCCGGCGCGCGCGTTGTGCGGGAGCCCCGTCAAGGGTACGGGCGGGCGTGTCGGGCCGGCGTGCGCGCCGTCGACCCGGCGTGCGAGATCATCGTGTTCCTGGACGGGGACGGAAGCGACCGCCCCGAGATGATGGACCGGTTGATCCGGCCGATCGCCGCGGGCGGATACGATTTCGTCGTTGGTTCGCGCATCCGCGGCCCGCGCGAGCGCGGCAGCATGAGCCTGTCGCAGGTGCTCGCCGGTCGCACCACCGGCTGGCTCCTGCGGCGGCTGTACGGGGTGGCATACACAGACATGTGCCCGTTTCGTGCCATCCGTCGAGAGGCCCTCGACCGGCTCGCCATGCGCGAGGAGACCTACGGGTGGAACCTCGAAATGCAAATGCGGGCGGCCGGCGCCGGCCTCAGGATTCTCGAAGTGCCGGTCGCGCATCGCCGACGCGTCGGCGGAACCTCGAAGGTGTCGGGGACGGTCCGCGGGACGGTGTTGGCAGCCACGCGAATCCTGGTGACGTTCATCCGTGTCGCCTTTGGCCGACGCGTTCGGGCCTGA
- a CDS encoding SDR family NAD(P)-dependent oxidoreductase, giving the protein MNGPRHDRRALVTGGAGLIGSHIADRLLRDGWAVRILDNLEPQTHPNGKPAWVAAAAEFVHADVRDRAAITAALQDVDVVFHEAAYGGFMPEMAKYIDVNASGTAQLLELVRDLSLPVKKVIVASSQVVYAEGAAICPQHGMVFPSVRPLAQLRRGDFEVHCPRCDGPTVSVPTPEDAPLSGETAYAISKVAQERLVLTWAQQTGIPAVALRYSCTYGPRQSIFNPYTGVIAIFCTRLLTRQPPVLYEDGAQTRDFCFVEDIAEANLLAATSSAWDGLPVNVGSGAAIRIGDLCRAISDALGIRLDPVLRGEFRPGEIRHLISDISRARAAGYAPTTDLASGLGRYLDWIRARSDVRDYFATAESVLRARGIVQRVAP; this is encoded by the coding sequence CGCATCCTTGACAACCTGGAACCGCAGACGCACCCGAACGGGAAACCCGCGTGGGTGGCGGCCGCCGCGGAGTTCGTCCACGCGGATGTGCGAGACCGCGCCGCGATCACCGCGGCGCTTCAGGACGTTGATGTCGTGTTCCATGAGGCCGCCTATGGGGGATTCATGCCGGAGATGGCCAAGTACATCGACGTCAACGCCTCCGGCACGGCCCAGTTATTGGAACTGGTCCGCGACCTGTCGCTCCCGGTGAAGAAGGTGATCGTCGCGTCCTCGCAGGTCGTGTACGCCGAAGGCGCCGCGATCTGCCCGCAGCACGGCATGGTCTTCCCATCGGTGAGACCCCTTGCACAGCTCCGTCGCGGCGATTTCGAGGTGCACTGCCCGCGCTGCGACGGGCCGACGGTGTCCGTACCGACGCCGGAGGACGCTCCGCTGAGCGGGGAGACCGCGTACGCGATCAGCAAAGTCGCGCAGGAACGGTTGGTCCTGACCTGGGCACAACAGACGGGCATCCCCGCGGTGGCCCTGCGATACTCGTGCACCTACGGCCCTCGCCAATCGATCTTCAACCCGTACACGGGGGTCATCGCCATCTTCTGCACGCGCTTGCTGACGCGCCAACCGCCGGTGCTGTACGAGGACGGGGCGCAGACCCGGGACTTCTGCTTCGTCGAGGACATCGCCGAGGCGAACCTGCTCGCGGCCACGTCCAGTGCGTGGGATGGCCTGCCGGTGAACGTGGGGAGCGGCGCGGCGATTCGCATCGGCGATCTGTGCCGCGCGATCTCAGACGCGCTGGGGATCCGGCTGGATCCGGTCCTGCGGGGTGAGTTTCGTCCGGGGGAGATCCGTCATCTCATCTCCGATATCTCCAGGGCGCGCGCGGCAGGATACGCGCCAACGACGGATCTGGCCTCAGGCCTCGGTCGCTACCTCGACTGGATTCGGGCGCGTTCGGACGTGCGCGACTACTTTGCCACCGCCGAGTCCGTCTTGCGCGCGCGAGGGATCGTGCAGCGTGTGGCGCCGTAG